A single region of the Mannheimia bovis genome encodes:
- the thrS gene encoding threonine--tRNA ligase, with product MPIITLPDGSQRSFDNPVSVMEVAQSIGAGLAKATIAGRVNGERRDACDIISQDSTLEIITAKDEDGLEIIRHSTAHLLGHAIKQLFPDVKMAIGPTIENGFYYDVDLDRSLTQEDLDVIEKRMLELAKTNYDVVKRPVTWQEARDTFEKRGEPYKMAILDENIERTATPALYHHEEYTDMCRGPHVPNMRFCQHFKLQKVAGAYWRGDSKNKMLQRIYGTAWADKKQLSEYLTRLEEAAKRDHRRIGKALDLYHMQEEAPGMVFWHNDGWTIFRELETFVRTKLKEYDYQEVKGPFMMDRVLWEKTGHWQNYADLMFTTQSENREYAIKPMNCPGHVQIFNQGLKSYRDLPIRMAEFGSCHRNEPSGSLHGLMRVRGFTQDDAHIFCTEEQIEPEVTSCIKMVYDIYSTFGFTNIAVKLSTRPENRIGDDAMWDRAEAGLANALRNNGLEYQIQEGEGAFYGPKIEFALRDCLGREWQCGTVQLDFALPGRLEASYVAEDNGRRTPVMIHRAILGSIERFIGIITEEYAGFFPTWLAPVQAVVMNITDSQADYVQQVVRTLSDAGIRVKADLRNEKVGFKVREHTLRRVPYMLVCGDKEIAEGKVSVRTRKGADLGTYAVTELVEILKNQIKARELALLGETQE from the coding sequence ATGCCAATTATTACTTTACCGGACGGTTCACAACGTTCATTTGACAACCCTGTTTCCGTGATGGAAGTTGCCCAATCTATCGGTGCAGGTTTAGCGAAAGCAACCATTGCAGGGCGTGTAAACGGCGAACGCCGTGATGCGTGCGATATTATCAGCCAAGATAGCACTCTTGAAATCATCACCGCTAAGGATGAAGATGGTTTAGAGATCATTCGCCACTCAACGGCTCACTTATTAGGGCACGCAATCAAACAATTATTCCCTGATGTCAAAATGGCTATCGGTCCGACCATCGAAAACGGTTTCTACTATGATGTGGATTTAGATCGTTCTTTAACTCAAGAAGATTTAGATGTAATTGAAAAACGTATGTTGGAATTAGCGAAAACCAACTACGATGTGGTAAAACGCCCGGTAACGTGGCAAGAAGCTCGTGATACGTTTGAAAAACGTGGCGAGCCGTACAAAATGGCGATCTTAGATGAAAACATCGAGCGTACAGCAACCCCAGCGTTATACCACCACGAAGAATATACCGATATGTGTCGTGGTCCACACGTACCAAATATGCGTTTCTGCCAACACTTCAAACTGCAAAAAGTTGCAGGTGCTTACTGGCGTGGCGATAGCAAAAACAAAATGTTGCAACGTATTTACGGCACGGCTTGGGCAGATAAAAAACAATTGAGTGAATATTTAACTCGTTTAGAAGAAGCGGCAAAACGCGACCATCGCCGTATTGGTAAAGCATTAGATTTATATCATATGCAAGAAGAAGCACCGGGTATGGTGTTCTGGCACAATGACGGCTGGACAATTTTCCGTGAATTAGAAACTTTCGTACGTACCAAATTAAAAGAGTACGATTACCAAGAAGTAAAAGGTCCATTTATGATGGACAGAGTGCTTTGGGAGAAAACAGGGCACTGGCAAAACTACGCGGATTTAATGTTCACCACGCAATCTGAAAACCGTGAATATGCAATTAAGCCGATGAACTGCCCGGGGCACGTTCAGATTTTCAATCAAGGTTTGAAATCTTACCGTGATTTACCAATCCGTATGGCGGAATTCGGTTCCTGCCACCGTAACGAGCCGTCAGGTTCATTACACGGTTTAATGCGTGTACGTGGCTTTACCCAAGATGATGCTCATATTTTCTGTACGGAAGAACAAATTGAGCCTGAAGTAACCAGTTGTATCAAAATGGTTTACGACATTTACAGCACCTTTGGCTTTACCAATATTGCGGTAAAACTTTCAACCCGTCCGGAAAACCGTATTGGTGATGATGCAATGTGGGACAGAGCGGAAGCAGGCTTAGCTAACGCACTTCGTAATAACGGTCTTGAATACCAAATTCAAGAAGGTGAAGGGGCATTCTACGGTCCGAAAATCGAGTTCGCGTTGCGTGACTGCTTAGGTCGTGAATGGCAGTGTGGTACAGTGCAGCTAGACTTCGCTCTACCGGGTCGTTTAGAAGCCTCTTATGTGGCAGAAGATAATGGTCGCCGTACACCGGTGATGATCCACCGTGCGATTTTGGGTTCTATTGAGCGTTTCATCGGTATCATTACCGAAGAGTACGCAGGCTTCTTCCCAACTTGGTTAGCTCCTGTGCAAGCGGTAGTAATGAACATCACCGACAGCCAAGCTGACTATGTTCAACAAGTAGTGAGAACCTTAAGCGATGCAGGTATTCGTGTGAAAGCTGACCTTCGTAATGAAAAAGTCGGTTTCAAAGTGCGTGAACACACTCTACGCCGTGTGCCGTATATGCTCGTGTGCGGCGACAAAGAAATCGCTGAAGGAAAAGTTTCAGTGCGTACCCGTAAAGGTGCAGATTTAGGTACTTATGCAGTGACTGAATTAGTTGAAATTCTGAAAAACCAAATCAAAGCTCGTGAGTTAGCTTTATTAGGCGAAACACAAGAGTAA
- the purD gene encoding phosphoribosylamine--glycine ligase produces the protein MNILIIGNGGREHALAWKVRQSPLADKVFVAPGNAGTATENGIENVAISGTNLPALVAFAKENNVGLTIVGPEAPLVAGVVDAFRANGLKIFGPTQAAAQLEGSKAFTKDFLARHNIPTAEYQNFTEVEPALAYLKEKGAPIVIKADGLAAGKGVIVAMTLQEAEDAVRDMLSGNAFGEAGSRVVIEEFLDGEEASFIVMVDGKNVEPMATSQDHKRVGEGDKGLNTGGMGAYSPAPVVTAEIHNRVMEEIIYPTVRGMASENNPYTGFLYAGLMIMPNGQPKVIEFNCRFGDPETQPIMMRLESDLVELCLKACEEKLDTIKSKWCEQAALGIVLAAEGYPGDYRKGDEITGIPTATANQKVFLAGVEQKEGKLLTNGGRVLCATALGNSVFEAQQQALKLAEQIQWVGRFYRRDIGYRAVAREQSK, from the coding sequence ATGAATATTTTAATTATTGGAAATGGTGGTCGTGAACACGCATTAGCTTGGAAAGTGCGTCAATCTCCCCTAGCGGATAAAGTATTTGTCGCACCGGGCAATGCCGGTACAGCAACGGAAAACGGTATTGAGAATGTGGCGATTTCAGGCACAAATTTACCGGCGTTAGTTGCGTTTGCAAAAGAGAACAACGTAGGTTTAACCATTGTCGGGCCGGAAGCCCCGCTTGTGGCTGGCGTGGTAGATGCTTTCCGAGCCAACGGCTTGAAAATTTTCGGCCCAACCCAAGCAGCGGCTCAGTTAGAAGGCTCGAAAGCCTTTACCAAAGATTTCTTGGCTCGCCATAATATCCCTACTGCGGAATATCAAAACTTTACTGAAGTTGAACCTGCTCTTGCCTATTTAAAAGAAAAAGGGGCTCCGATTGTGATCAAAGCTGATGGCTTAGCTGCAGGCAAAGGCGTGATTGTCGCGATGACCCTACAAGAAGCCGAAGATGCCGTGCGTGATATGCTTTCAGGTAATGCCTTTGGCGAAGCCGGCAGCCGTGTGGTAATCGAAGAGTTTTTAGACGGCGAAGAAGCGAGCTTTATCGTGATGGTTGATGGCAAAAATGTGGAGCCGATGGCAACCTCGCAAGACCACAAACGTGTAGGCGAAGGCGATAAAGGTTTAAACACCGGCGGAATGGGAGCTTACTCTCCAGCACCGGTGGTAACCGCTGAAATTCACAACCGTGTAATGGAAGAAATTATCTACCCAACAGTGCGTGGAATGGCGAGTGAAAACAATCCATACACCGGCTTTTTATACGCAGGTTTGATGATTATGCCAAACGGTCAGCCTAAAGTAATTGAATTTAACTGCCGCTTTGGCGACCCTGAAACTCAGCCGATTATGATGCGTTTGGAATCAGACTTAGTCGAACTTTGCTTAAAAGCCTGTGAAGAAAAATTAGATACCATCAAATCAAAATGGTGCGAACAAGCCGCTCTTGGTATCGTGCTTGCCGCTGAAGGCTACCCTGGCGATTACCGCAAAGGCGATGAAATCACCGGCATTCCTACCGCAACTGCAAACCAAAAAGTTTTCCTTGCCGGTGTGGAACAAAAAGAGGGTAAATTACTCACCAACGGTGGACGTGTACTATGTGCTACTGCCCTTGGCAATAGCGTATTTGAGGCTCAACAACAAGCATTAAAACTTGCCGAACAAATCCAATGGGTAGGCAGATTCTACCGACGTGATATTGGCTACCGAGCAGTGGCTAGAGAACAAAGCAAATAA
- the rpsF gene encoding 30S ribosomal protein S6 — MRHYEIVFMVHPDQSEQVPAMIERYTASVKEAGGQVHRLEDWGRRQLAYPINKLHKAHYVLMNVEAPQSVIDELETNFRYNDAVLRNLIVHTKAAVTEASPMLKAREERKPVEAAEVEVEEAGE; from the coding sequence ATGCGTCACTACGAAATCGTTTTTATGGTTCACCCGGACCAAAGCGAACAAGTACCAGCAATGATTGAGCGTTACACAGCATCTGTTAAAGAAGCTGGCGGTCAAGTTCATCGCTTAGAAGATTGGGGTCGCCGTCAATTAGCATACCCAATCAACAAACTTCACAAAGCACACTATGTGTTAATGAATGTAGAAGCGCCACAAAGCGTAATCGATGAGTTAGAAACTAACTTCCGCTACAACGATGCAGTTCTTCGTAACTTAATCGTTCACACTAAAGCGGCTGTAACAGAAGCTTCTCCGATGTTAAAAGCACGTGAAGAGCGTAAGCCTGTTGAAGCAGCAGAAGTTGAAGTAGAAGAAGCAGGCGAATAA
- the priB gene encoding primosomal replication protein N: protein MSVENCLILTGSVATLIKQSLSPLGIPHYSFWLEHRSTQTEVNLERQAWCKIQVILSGNQFSYLTQQIRLGANVRVRGFIHTHKDFNGLNQLVLHTEQIEFIDQEKPNGTLFPSS from the coding sequence TTGTCTGTTGAAAATTGTTTAATACTAACTGGCAGCGTTGCCACGTTGATTAAACAAAGCCTAAGTCCTCTTGGCATACCGCATTACAGTTTTTGGTTAGAACATCGTTCAACACAAACTGAGGTAAATTTAGAACGTCAAGCGTGGTGCAAAATCCAAGTGATTTTGAGTGGCAATCAATTTAGTTATTTAACCCAACAAATCAGGCTCGGTGCCAATGTGCGAGTGAGAGGTTTTATCCACACCCACAAAGACTTTAACGGTTTAAATCAGTTAGTCTTACACACCGAACAAATTGAATTTATAGATCAGGAGAAGCCAAATGGCACGTTATTTCCGTCGTCGTAA
- the rpsR gene encoding 30S ribosomal protein S18 has translation MARYFRRRKFCRFTAENVVEIDYKDIATLKNYISESGKIVPSRITGTRAKYQRQLARAIKRARYLALLPYTDNHQ, from the coding sequence ATGGCACGTTATTTCCGTCGTCGTAAGTTCTGCCGTTTCACAGCGGAAAATGTTGTTGAAATCGATTACAAAGATATCGCTACATTAAAGAACTACATTTCTGAAAGCGGCAAGATTGTTCCTAGCCGTATTACTGGTACTCGTGCGAAGTATCAACGTCAATTAGCTCGTGCGATCAAACGCGCTCGCTACCTTGCGTTACTTCCATATACTGATAACCACCAATAA
- the rplI gene encoding 50S ribosomal protein L9, with translation MQVILLDKVAHLGSVGDQVTVKSGFARNFLIPQGKAVMATAANIAHFEARRAELEAKAADALATAQARAAKIAEIAAVSVSATAGDDGRLFGSVSAKDIAEALTAAGVEVAKSEVRLGEGPLRTTGEHEVKVHLHAEVNAKVTVNVVAE, from the coding sequence ATGCAAGTTATTTTATTAGACAAAGTTGCTCATTTAGGTTCTGTGGGCGACCAAGTAACCGTTAAATCTGGTTTTGCTCGTAACTTCTTAATCCCACAAGGTAAAGCGGTTATGGCAACTGCAGCAAACATTGCTCACTTTGAAGCACGCCGTGCAGAATTAGAAGCGAAAGCAGCGGATGCATTAGCAACTGCACAAGCTCGCGCAGCTAAAATTGCTGAAATCGCAGCTGTATCAGTATCTGCAACAGCAGGTGATGATGGTCGTTTATTCGGTTCTGTTTCTGCTAAAGACATCGCTGAAGCATTAACAGCAGCAGGCGTTGAAGTAGCTAAATCTGAAGTTCGTTTAGGTGAAGGCCCACTTCGTACAACTGGCGAACACGAAGTTAAAGTTCACTTACACGCTGAAGTAAATGCAAAAGTAACTGTAAACGTAGTTGCTGAATAA
- the dnaQ gene encoding DNA polymerase III subunit epsilon, giving the protein MAEEKIVRQVVLDTETTGMNMAGGPPQIGHNIIEIGAVEVINRRLTGRTYHVYIKPPREVDEEAIAVHGITNEFLQDKPVFADIADEFLDFIKGAELIIHNAPFDVAFMDQEFSYLPNPPAKTAEMCTVTDSLQMARKMYPGKRNNLDALCDRLGIDNSKRILHGALLDAEILADVFLMMTGGQISLLGEEEVETTSAIVDNEEEFSAITLNADDAIILRANDEEEESHLALLKLIEKKSKGNCLWIKSATEEVEKLH; this is encoded by the coding sequence ATGGCAGAAGAAAAAATTGTTCGCCAAGTGGTTCTGGATACCGAGACCACAGGAATGAATATGGCAGGTGGACCTCCGCAAATCGGACATAATATTATTGAAATAGGAGCAGTTGAAGTAATTAACCGCCGTTTAACCGGGCGAACTTATCACGTTTATATCAAACCACCGCGTGAAGTTGATGAAGAAGCGATTGCAGTTCACGGAATTACCAATGAATTTTTGCAGGATAAACCTGTTTTTGCTGACATCGCCGATGAGTTTTTAGATTTCATCAAAGGAGCTGAGCTGATTATTCATAATGCCCCCTTCGACGTGGCGTTTATGGATCAGGAATTTTCTTATCTGCCTAATCCTCCGGCGAAAACAGCTGAAATGTGTACTGTAACCGATAGCCTACAAATGGCTCGGAAAATGTACCCAGGCAAACGCAATAATTTAGATGCGTTATGTGATCGTTTAGGCATTGATAACAGTAAACGTATATTGCACGGAGCGTTACTGGATGCGGAAATTCTCGCCGATGTTTTCTTAATGATGACCGGCGGGCAAATTTCACTATTAGGCGAAGAAGAAGTAGAAACTACATCAGCTATTGTCGATAATGAAGAAGAATTTTCAGCCATTACACTAAATGCAGATGATGCTATTATTCTCAGAGCCAACGATGAAGAAGAAGAATCGCATTTAGCATTATTAAAGCTAATTGAAAAGAAATCAAAAGGAAATTGTTTGTGGATAAAATCTGCCACAGAAGAAGTAGAAAAACTGCATTAG
- the ettA gene encoding energy-dependent translational throttle protein EttA has protein sequence MSSQFVYTMHRVGKVVPPKRHILKDISLSFFPGAKIGVLGLNGAGKSTLLRIMAGVDKEFEGEARPQPGIKIGYLPQEPKLDPQQTVREAVEEAVAEVKNALTQLDEVYTQYADENADFDKLAAKQAELEAIIQAHDGHNLQNQLERAADALRLPDWDAKIEHLSGGERRRVALCRLLLEKPDMLLLDEPTNHLDAESVAWLERFLHDYEGTVVAITHDRYFLDNVAGWILELDRGEGIPWEGNYSSWLEQKEKRLAQEQAAESARQKSIEKELEWVRQNPKGRQAKSKARMARFDELNSGEYQKRNETNELFIPPGPRLGDKVIEVQNLTKSYGERTLIDDLSFSIPKGAIVGIIGANGAGKSTLFRMLSGQEQPDSGSIVMGETVVLASVDQFRDAMDDKKTVWEEVSNGQDILTIGNFEIPSRAYVGRFNFKGVDQQKRVGELSGGERGRLHLAKLLQRGGNVLLLDEPTNDLDVETLRALENAILEFPGCAMVISHDRWFLDRIATHILDYGDEGKVTFYEGNFSDYEEWKKKTFGEAATQPHRVKYKRIAK, from the coding sequence ATGTCAAGTCAATTTGTATATACGATGCATCGTGTCGGCAAAGTCGTGCCACCGAAGCGTCATATCCTTAAAGATATCTCTTTAAGTTTCTTCCCGGGTGCAAAAATCGGGGTGTTAGGTTTAAACGGTGCGGGTAAATCTACGCTATTACGTATTATGGCTGGTGTGGATAAAGAGTTTGAAGGTGAAGCTCGCCCACAACCGGGTATTAAAATCGGCTATTTACCGCAAGAGCCGAAGCTCGATCCACAACAAACCGTGCGTGAAGCGGTGGAAGAAGCGGTAGCTGAAGTGAAAAACGCTTTAACTCAGCTTGATGAAGTTTATACACAATATGCCGATGAAAATGCAGATTTTGATAAACTTGCAGCAAAACAGGCTGAACTGGAAGCAATTATCCAAGCACACGATGGTCATAACCTACAAAATCAGTTAGAACGTGCTGCAGATGCACTTCGCTTGCCGGATTGGGACGCTAAAATCGAGCATTTGTCGGGTGGTGAACGCCGCCGTGTGGCACTCTGCCGTTTATTGCTCGAAAAACCGGATATGTTGTTGTTAGACGAACCGACCAACCACTTGGATGCAGAGTCTGTGGCGTGGTTAGAACGTTTCTTACACGATTACGAAGGTACTGTTGTGGCAATTACCCACGACCGTTACTTCTTAGATAACGTTGCCGGCTGGATCTTAGAGCTTGACCGTGGCGAGGGTATTCCTTGGGAGGGCAACTACTCTTCTTGGTTAGAGCAAAAAGAGAAACGCTTAGCTCAAGAGCAAGCAGCTGAATCGGCTCGTCAAAAATCGATTGAGAAAGAGTTGGAGTGGGTACGCCAAAATCCAAAAGGTCGCCAAGCGAAAAGCAAGGCACGTATGGCTCGCTTTGACGAACTTAACAGCGGCGAATACCAAAAACGTAACGAAACCAACGAACTCTTTATTCCACCTGGTCCACGCTTAGGGGATAAAGTGATTGAGGTGCAAAATTTAACCAAATCTTACGGTGAACGTACTTTGATTGATGATCTCTCATTCAGCATTCCGAAAGGGGCGATTGTGGGTATTATCGGGGCAAACGGTGCAGGTAAATCCACCTTATTCCGTATGCTTTCAGGACAAGAACAGCCGGATAGCGGCTCTATTGTAATGGGTGAAACTGTGGTGCTTGCTTCTGTGGATCAGTTCCGTGATGCAATGGACGATAAGAAAACCGTGTGGGAAGAAGTATCAAACGGACAAGATATTTTAACCATCGGCAACTTTGAAATCCCAAGCCGTGCTTATGTAGGACGTTTCAACTTCAAAGGTGTGGATCAACAAAAACGCGTGGGAGAGTTATCAGGTGGTGAGCGTGGTCGCTTACACTTAGCCAAACTTCTACAACGTGGTGGTAACGTACTGTTACTGGACGAACCAACCAACGATCTTGACGTTGAAACCTTGCGTGCATTGGAAAATGCGATCTTAGAATTCCCGGGCTGTGCAATGGTTATCTCGCACGACCGCTGGTTCTTAGACCGTATCGCTACCCACATTTTAGACTACGGAGATGAAGGTAAAGTGACTTTCTACGAAGGTAACTTCTCCGACTACGAAGAGTGGAAAAAGAAAACCTTTGGTGAGGCAGCTACTCAGCCGCATCGTGTGAAATATAAACGAATTGCGAAATAA
- the rsxA gene encoding electron transport complex subunit RsxA, whose amino-acid sequence MVDYILLIISTALINNFVLVKFLGLCPFMGVSKKVETAIGMGLATTFVLTVASLSAYLMETYLLEPLNAEFLRTLVFILVIAVIVQLTEMIVHKTSPMLYRLLGIYLPLITTNCAVLGVALLNVNLANNLVESVLYGFGAAAGFSLVLVLFAALRERLAAADVPRPFQGASIALITAGLMSLAFMGFTGLVKL is encoded by the coding sequence ATGGTCGATTATATTCTGTTAATCATCAGTACCGCCTTAATCAATAACTTTGTTCTGGTGAAATTTCTAGGGCTTTGTCCGTTTATGGGGGTATCAAAAAAGGTTGAAACCGCTATTGGAATGGGGCTTGCCACCACTTTCGTACTAACGGTTGCCTCACTCTCTGCTTACTTGATGGAAACCTATCTGCTTGAGCCATTAAACGCTGAATTTTTACGTACTTTGGTGTTTATTTTGGTGATCGCGGTGATCGTGCAATTAACCGAAATGATCGTCCATAAAACCAGCCCAATGCTTTATCGTTTACTGGGGATTTACTTACCGCTAATTACCACTAACTGTGCAGTGCTTGGGGTAGCATTATTAAATGTAAACTTAGCTAATAATTTAGTTGAATCCGTGCTTTACGGTTTTGGTGCGGCGGCAGGTTTCTCATTAGTGTTAGTCTTATTTGCAGCCTTGCGTGAGCGTTTAGCAGCTGCCGATGTGCCTCGACCATTCCAAGGGGCTTCTATCGCCTTAATTACCGCAGGCTTGATGTCGCTTGCCTTTATGGGCTTTACAGGTTTGGTGAAACTCTAA
- the rsxB gene encoding electron transport complex subunit RsxB produces MLDLPIIAYILIAIAFIALIFGAILGYSSIKLKVEADPIVEQIDALLPQSQCGQCGYPGCKPYAEAIANGDVITKCVPGGRPLVVNLAELLGVEVPPMEGMEEPEVKVAFVIEDLCIGCTKCIQACPVDAIIGTNKAMHTIIPDLCTGCELCVAPCPTNCIEMIPVKQTTNSWNWKFDQNLIIPVVNTTELQKKLVTGGGKNEQS; encoded by the coding sequence ATGCTTGATTTACCAATTATCGCTTATATCCTTATCGCCATTGCTTTTATCGCACTGATTTTCGGGGCGATTTTAGGCTATTCCTCAATTAAACTAAAAGTTGAAGCCGATCCGATTGTTGAACAAATTGATGCTTTATTACCGCAGAGCCAATGCGGGCAATGCGGTTATCCGGGTTGTAAACCTTACGCAGAAGCGATTGCTAATGGTGATGTCATTACAAAATGTGTACCGGGTGGACGACCTTTGGTGGTTAATCTTGCCGAGCTATTAGGGGTTGAAGTACCGCCAATGGAGGGAATGGAAGAACCTGAAGTCAAAGTAGCTTTTGTGATTGAAGATCTTTGCATTGGTTGTACTAAATGTATTCAGGCTTGTCCTGTTGATGCCATTATCGGTACGAACAAAGCAATGCACACCATCATTCCTGATCTCTGTACAGGTTGCGAGCTTTGTGTTGCCCCTTGCCCAACTAACTGTATTGAAATGATTCCGGTTAAACAAACCACGAACTCGTGGAATTGGAAATTTGACCAAAATTTAATTATTCCTGTGGTAAATACAACAGAATTACAGAAAAAACTGGTAACAGGCGGAGGGAAGAATGAGCAATCCTAG
- the rsxC gene encoding electron transport complex subunit RsxC, protein MSNPSLVIERIRQNKETGKLWDFPGGIHPMENKDQSNSRPIRTLNLPRFFYVPLVQHSGWAGELSVKVGDLVLKGQPLTKGDNYRQLPVHSPTSGRVIGIEPYVSTHASGLPEMTIIIETDGKDEWVERQPIEDFLSLTSDQIIQKVYQYGIAGLGGAVFPTATKLSLADKRCKLLVINGAECEPYITCDDRLMQDYTHDLIEGIRILRYVLRPEEVVIAIEDNKPHAIKALEDALKGSNDMFVRAIPTKYPSGASDQLIQVLTGLEIPAGQRTIQMGIVMHNVGTAYAVKRAIMDDEPLIERVVTLTGDKIRNKGNVWARLGTPIQHLLEQVDYQADKRFPVFMGGPMMGFILPSLQAPVTKTVNCLIAPDHFEYAPPEPERSCIRCSSCSDACPVGLLPQQLYWFARAEDHDKSKEYNLDACIECGVCAYVCPSYIPLIQYFRQEKAKINEIEEKARKAEEAKIRFEAREARLQKERDARTARITQAAEKRREEVANAGGVDPVKAALERLKAKKAAETTQETLVEVQVKSNGEPDNSDLMAQRKARRLAKQAEQAIEKAENIVNTETEATDNAETDPRKAAVAAALARAKAKKEAQKEPVVKNSHSLEPTENAEVDPRKAAVAAALARAKAKKEAQQAVEKPENIATVEASSHSPETTNNVETDPRKAAVVAALARAKAKKEAQQAVEKAENITTVGANCNSPEPTENVETDPRKAAVAAAIARAKARKQAEQEQKDV, encoded by the coding sequence ATGAGCAATCCTAGCTTAGTGATTGAGCGTATCCGCCAAAATAAAGAAACCGGCAAGTTATGGGATTTCCCGGGTGGTATTCACCCGATGGAAAATAAAGATCAATCTAATAGTAGGCCGATTAGAACCCTCAATTTACCTCGCTTTTTCTATGTGCCGCTGGTTCAGCATTCCGGTTGGGCGGGAGAACTATCAGTAAAAGTGGGCGATTTGGTGCTAAAAGGGCAACCGCTCACTAAAGGCGATAACTACCGTCAGCTTCCGGTACATAGTCCAACTTCAGGACGAGTGATTGGCATTGAGCCTTATGTTTCCACTCACGCTTCGGGCTTACCTGAAATGACGATTATCATCGAAACCGATGGCAAAGATGAGTGGGTAGAACGCCAGCCGATAGAGGATTTCCTAAGTCTTACAAGCGATCAAATTATCCAAAAAGTTTACCAATACGGCATTGCCGGTTTAGGTGGAGCAGTATTCCCAACCGCAACAAAATTAAGCCTTGCGGATAAACGCTGTAAATTGCTTGTGATTAACGGGGCAGAATGTGAACCTTACATCACTTGTGATGACCGCTTAATGCAAGATTATACGCACGATCTAATTGAAGGAATTCGGATCTTACGTTATGTGCTTCGTCCTGAAGAAGTAGTGATTGCGATTGAAGACAACAAACCGCACGCTATTAAAGCACTAGAAGATGCCTTGAAAGGCTCAAATGATATGTTTGTGCGAGCCATTCCGACTAAATATCCGTCCGGGGCGTCTGATCAGTTAATCCAAGTATTGACCGGGCTTGAAATTCCGGCAGGACAACGCACGATTCAAATGGGTATTGTAATGCACAATGTCGGCACAGCCTATGCGGTTAAACGTGCGATTATGGATGACGAGCCGTTAATTGAGCGAGTGGTTACTCTGACCGGCGACAAAATCCGCAACAAAGGCAATGTGTGGGCAAGGCTCGGTACACCAATTCAGCATTTGTTAGAACAAGTGGACTACCAAGCCGACAAGCGTTTTCCTGTGTTTATGGGCGGACCAATGATGGGCTTTATTTTGCCTTCATTGCAAGCTCCTGTAACCAAAACCGTAAATTGCTTGATTGCCCCGGATCATTTTGAATACGCACCACCGGAGCCTGAACGTAGTTGCATTCGCTGCTCAAGCTGCTCTGATGCTTGCCCTGTGGGGTTATTACCACAGCAGCTTTATTGGTTTGCCAGAGCGGAAGATCACGACAAATCTAAAGAGTACAATTTGGATGCTTGCATTGAGTGCGGCGTTTGTGCTTATGTTTGTCCAAGCTATATTCCGCTTATTCAGTATTTCCGCCAAGAAAAAGCGAAAATCAATGAAATTGAAGAAAAAGCTCGCAAGGCGGAAGAAGCTAAAATCCGTTTTGAAGCAAGAGAAGCCCGTTTACAAAAAGAACGAGATGCAAGAACGGCTCGAATTACCCAAGCGGCTGAAAAACGCCGTGAAGAAGTGGCAAATGCAGGTGGCGTTGATCCTGTAAAAGCGGCTCTTGAACGCTTGAAAGCGAAAAAAGCAGCTGAAACCACTCAAGAAACATTGGTAGAAGTGCAAGTAAAATCTAACGGTGAGCCTGATAATAGCGATTTAATGGCACAACGAAAAGCCAGACGTTTAGCTAAACAGGCAGAGCAAGCGATCGAAAAAGCAGAAAATATTGTAAACACTGAAACTGAAGCCACAGATAATGCTGAAACTGACCCTCGAAAAGCCGCAGTTGCCGCAGCACTTGCTCGAGCCAAAGCGAAAAAAGAGGCTCAGAAAGAGCCTGTAGTGAAGAATAGTCATTCTCTTGAACCAACAGAAAATGCGGAAGTAGACCCTCGTAAAGCAGCGGTTGCTGCTGCACTTGCTCGAGCTAAAGCGAAAAAAGAAGCCCAACAAGCGGTCGAAAAACCGGAAAATATTGCAACTGTAGAGGCGAGTAGCCATTCGCCTGAAACAACCAACAATGTGGAAACCGACCCACGTAAAGCGGCGGTTGTTGCCGCCCTTGCCAGAGCCAAAGCGAAAAAAGAAGCTCAACAAGCGGTTGAAAAAGCAGAAAATATTACAACTGTAGGGGCGAATTGCAATTCGCCTGAACCTACAGAAAATGTGGAAACCGATCCACGCAAAGCCGCCGTAGCTGCTGCCATTGCTCGAGCCAAAGCTCGTAAGCAAGCTGAACAGGAGCAAAAAGATGTTTAG